The Pygocentrus nattereri isolate fPygNat1 chromosome 4, fPygNat1.pri, whole genome shotgun sequence genome includes a window with the following:
- the LOC108424416 gene encoding putative acyl-coenzyme A thioesterase 6: MGAIVCINGCNANVLIPLHYKHMVIPPLTFSAKNLDTTKPGILDVRDVLDDPMAKENLATVIPIERASCRLLFVVSEDDRNWNSAYYAEQACNRLKEHGRTNYEVVSYPKAGHFLEVPYMPHHPSGIHPAVGKEVAFGGEPIVHADAQVDAWRRVQEFFRKHLQGLSGPLKSSL, encoded by the coding sequence atgggcgCCATCGTCTGTATCAACGGCTGCAATGCCAACGTCTTGATCCCGCTCCACTACAAACACATGGTCATCCCACCTCTTACATTTAGTGCTAAAAACCTAGATACAACTAAACCAGGTATCCTGGATGTCAGAGATGTTCTAGATGATCCCATGGCAAAGGAGAACCTTGCCACTGTCATACCGATTGAGCGTGCCAGCTGCAGATTACTGTTCGTAGTGTCAGAAGATGACAGAAACTGGAACAGTGCCTATTACGCAGAGCAAGCTTGCAATAGACTCAAGGAACATGGAAGAACAAACTATGAAGTGGTGAGCTATCCAAAAGCAGGGCACTTTTTGGAAGTTCCTTACATGCCCCATCATCCATCTGGGATCCACCCTGCTGTGGGTAAAGAGGTTGCTTTTGGTGGAGAGCCGATAGTCCATGCAGATGCACAAGTTGATGCATGGAGAAGAGTGCAggaatttttcagaaaacacttACAGGGTCTCAGTGGTCCTCTTAAATCATCACTTTAG
- the LOC108424503 gene encoding acyl-coenzyme A thioesterase 1-like — protein sequence MAFLLRRCSKLSLRNAFMKTHSDSAARLRILPSTSCMFDEAVEIKLSGLTPQQHVQLQSNLRDDKGVVFKATATYQADEKGEVDVSRHPSLGGTYTGVEPMGLFWSMRPDVPHSKVVKRDASSPVHYHIEASSGGEVLAKETNERHFTCPGVRRAPVREGRIRGTLFTPPGEGTFPGIIDLYTLGGGICEPRAALLASEGFVVLALAYYGYQDLPKKVKKFDLKYFEEAIAFLQRLPEVQRNGIGVLSLSKGAELALSMASFLANISAIVCINGCNANVLIPLHYKDMVIPPLTFSAKNLDTTKPGILDVRDVLDDPMAKENLATVIPIERASCRLLFVVSEDDRNWNSAYYAEQACNRLKEHGRTNYEVVSYPKAGHFLEVPYMPHHPSGIHPAVGKEVAFGGEPKVHADAQVDAWRRVQEFFRKHLQGLSGPLKSSL from the exons ATGGCTTTTCTGCTGCGCCGCTGCTCTAAACTCTCACTGAGAAACGCGTTCATGAAAACCCACTCGGACTCTGCAGCTCGTCTCCGGATTCTGCCGAGCACCAGCTGCATGTTTGACGAAGCTGTTGAGATAAAACTGAGCGGTTTGACTCCTCAGCAACATGTGCAGTTACAGTCCAACCTCCGGGACGACAAAGGCGTTGTTTTCAAAGCTACGGCCACATATCAGGCGGACGAGAAAGGAGAGGTTGACGTGAGCCGTCATCCCTCACTGGGGGGAACCTACACAGGTGTTGAACCGATGGGTTTGTTTTGGTCGATGCGGCCAGACGTGCCACACAGTAAAGTGGTGAAGAGAGACGCGTCGAGCCCCGTTCACTATCACATCGAGGCTTCCAGTGGAGGAGAAGTCCTCGCTAAGGAGACCAACGAAAGGCACTTCACGTGCCCGGGAGTCCGAAGAGCTCCTGTGAGAGAAGGCAGGATACGAGGAACCCTTTTCACACCACCTG gagaaggcacgTTCCCTGGAATTATAGATTTATATACTTTGGGTGGTGGTATATGTGAGCCGCGAGCAGCTCTCCTGGCAAGTGAAGGGTTTGTGGTGCTGGCCTTGGCTTACTATGGTTACCAGGACTTGCCCAAAAAAGTTAAGAAGTTTGATCTGAAGTACTTTGAAGAAGCAATAGCGTTCCTGCAAAGGCTACCTGAG GTACAAAGAAATGGAATAGGCGTACTGTCACTCTCAAAGGGTGCAGAACTAGCTCTATCAATGGCATCATTCCTGGCTAATATTAGTGCCATCGTCTGTATCAACGGCTGCAACGCCAACGTCTTGATCCCGCTCCACTACAAAGACATGGTCATCCCACCTCTTACATTTAGTGCTAAAAACCTAGATACAACTAAACCAGGTATCCTGGATGTCAGAGATGTTCTAGATGATCCCATGGCAAAGGAGAACCTTGCCACTGTCATACCGATTGAGCGTGCCAGCTGCAGATTACTGTTCGTAGTGTCAGAAGATGACAGAAACTGGAACAGTGCCTATTACGCAGAGCAAGCTTGCAATAGACTCAAGGAACATGGAAGAACAAACTATGAAGTGGTGAGCTATCCAAAAGCAGGGCACTTTTTGGAAGTTCCTTACATGCCCCATCATCCGTCTGGGATCCACCCTGCTGTGGGTAAAGAGGTTGCTTTTGGTGGAGAGCCGAAAGTCCATGCAGATGCACAAGTTGATGCATGGAGAAGAGTGCAggaatttttcagaaaacacttACAGGGTCTCAGTGGTCCTCTTAAATCATCACTTTAG